GCATGAGttacaaaacaaacagtcacAGCGCCATTAGAGAACAATGAGAGATTggataaatagtttttaaaattcGGTGCTTTTTGTAAGATGTACTAATTGGACAACTTCATCTTTTAGGAAAACAGAGGCGAAGTAATCACTTGATATTTAAACTTCACTCTGCAGCCAGAGTTGAGCTATTTCTGCCTGTTTCTCCAGTTAGCGTTAGCATTtgctaataaataaacagaagcctgtACTGGTTACGTGTTGTTCAGTGTGAGATTTTACTGCCCTtctctgcttttgttgttgttgttaattaaCACACTGTTAGTCTTTTCAACCCGATTTCACTCTAGTTGAAACACATTGAACATGTTAGGAACCTTGGCCTTATTTTAGACAGTGGTCTTAGCATTCATAATCATACTAATAAGGCCAACACAACTGCATATGCAGCTTTCTAACAGTATAACCATATGTCAAAAAAAATTCTTATCTCAAACTGACTGGGAAATGGTCCATCCATTCATATCAACCAGGTTACTGCTGTATTTGCAAGATTATCCAAATCATCAGCTAGATAACTTCAGCTTGTTTGAAATTAATTGGCTGCCACTGCAATACAGAAATGCCTTTAAAATGCTTCTATTTGTTCCTAAAGCACTCAGTGGTTTGACCCCCAGTACATCTCGGACTCTGAGACCTCTCAGGTCATCAGGTGCAGGTCTGTAAACTGTTACCAGAATGAGATGAAAGTTTGTTGAGGGTACATTTTGTTATAATGGTTCTCTTCTTTGGAACAACCTTCCCACTGACCTGATGTCAGTTCCAACTGTGtctacattcaaaaacaaacttgGAGCCTCTTTATTCTTGCAGGCATATGATTaataactttgtgtttgtgtgtgactgttAACGTATCTCtcttatgttgtttttattgcctTAAGAGATTGTAGAGCTacatagttttaaaaatatttttatcttttgtgGCAAGCACATTTAACCTACGTGTAATGAAATgtactatataaataatatttgcaGTGATATGTTTAAgagtttattaaatatttaatagtaTTGATATTTAATAGGTCAGGTGACAGTGCTGGATGCAATGTTTTTTGATCTGCTCTAGTTGAAGCTGCAGTTACCTTTCACAGGCATATTAGGGTTAAAGCCTTCCGCTACCCAGaatgattcattcattcagagtTCTTCATTCATTCAATCATTCAAATCTATGCAGTCCAGAGTTCAGATCCATAGTAAAACAGGATATGCTTTGATTTCCTAATGTAAAGGAATACATCTGGACAGTGATGTCAGTGTAAATCCAGATTTATGCaattcactgtttttgttttctcactgTTTATGTTCTCTCAATCATCAGATGAACAACAACGGGAACAAAAGAGCTCCAACTACAGCCACTCAGAGACTTAAGCAGGATTACCTCAGGATAAAGAAAGACCCCGTGCCTTACATTTGTGCAGAGCCCCTTCCCTCCAACATCCTAGAATGGTAAGTTCCTCATTAGTCAGGAAATATTGGGACTTTTTGACTCTTGAGGTCCAGCCAGGGAAGGGTGTTTAGGGCCATCGACAAAGTTTAAAACCTGTGAATATtctgtagaaaaataataaactaaacattTCATGTGTAAAATCAGGCTAGTGTTTTACACCAACAAAATTGAATCGTGGTTTCCAAGATGAACAGATGAAGAGAATTAAAACTGCATCCACTGCTATATACAAGTGAGTATTTAGCAGTGGATGcggttttaattctgttttcagAGCTTTAAAAAATTTACAGTGCTGTGTAAAAGTCTGGAGGCagtcctcatttctttatattttgctaaaaaaaagtgacattgGTGCAGCAATTtctgaaacatgtgcaaacttAAATGGAAATACAGTGTACAAGGCAAAAGTTTGCACAGTTCTGAGTTGAAAGGCTGAAAGTCATTATCCTTCACTATGTCTTGAATTCTTAGGCAAGCTTTtgtgtgctttctttttctttaggaatagttctcagtgcttcttgaaggacatggTGCAAAACTACTATTTTTATGacttttaaattatgttattgttgttttttgtgtatttgactTAAGAAATTGGAAGAAATTGTTCATTGTTGCAACAGGCTTCTACAGAAAGTAGTGATTCAACTAAAGAAGGGggaacaaaatatgtttttccaACAGGCTGCTAATAAGAAAGTCATTTCTTTGAAACCATGTGTGTACACAATACTGAGTCATCCCTTTTTATACTGGAATGAATCCTAGGACAGTGTTAAGTAACTTGACAAACAAGAAAGCAAAAGTTAAAGTGAGTGGAAAAAGCAACCAatgttcaaacatttaaaaacacgtCTGTAGAACTATTGCGTCAAGACCACTTTGGTCACGTCAGAAAGACTGGTTCCTTGGaaagatttatattttttagaaggaaaatgtatagaaatgaGTGATGAGTAAAGACTGCACACTACTGCACCTCAATAGTGGCAAATACAGGCTTAGATTTGAATGATAATACTGTTAGCTCTATTTCTGCGGTAGAAGGAAACCCATATGAAGAGTGACACTGTACAAATTGTATATATCCCACAGACTATCCTAATGATGATCAGGTATCGTTTCCTGTAAAGCTATGAACaggtttttgttaattttgtttatactcattttctttctattgGGAGATGTCTTAAAAATCTAAACCAGTACAAAAAAGACGTATAGATATTGGAGAAAAAGTGCAATTGACCAAAAATGTTCTGAATACGTGACAtttaaataatgaaagaaaTATGTAATTGAGCACTTTTAGCACTTAGCTAAATATTAGCCATATAATTTGATTAGCATTTCTTGAATGGATGTTTATTAAAGAAATTAATGGTTTTAAATAAAGTCATAATGAGCGCTGGAATGTGACATGGCCCTCAGTAGTGTGTTTAactcttaaaagaaaaaaaaaatatatatgatattaaaaaaatatgatatttttattgtaattatttagACATTTGAGCGTGAGTTTAACATGATCagtgcagtactgtgcaaaactctAAATTCACCTcttggtttttatattttgcttccaaggagccagactttcttaaCATTTTCAAAGTGGTCTGGAGCAGTAGTTCTCAAGACtttctgaacattttaaaatctttagACACTCgttgctttttcacttattttcagtccagttcttgttctttgttttgttttgtttgttttcttgtttgcctTTGTGTTAgaccagcagtccccaacccccgggcctcggactgtgagtcgtttggtactgggcagcgagagttgaggctcaggtgtgaaatgtatggttttcagggtttttatcggttttcagcgttattttgttattgtttttatcgttaactctgttttcctgggtcttttcacgtgtgttatgaataaatcttcttttttttggtaccggtactagttttattttgttgtatttatacgcgacaccttaaaggccggtccgtgaaaatattgtcgggcataaacaggtccgtggcgcaaaaaaggttggagacctcTGTGTTAGACCACTGAGTTAATGCAGCTTGCAGTTAATGTGTATTGTTGAGCCCTCCTGTGCATTTCTTCACTGTAGTTTTTGAATGGAACAGTGAGAGAATAAAAATCACCACCTGATataaagagtaataagagtagcCTCAATACAAGGATTCACAAAGGTCAGCAAATTCCAGGTGGGAGACAAAACTGTTGGAATTGATGTGAGGGAAGGTGCGGAGAGGTAGAAACGTGAGGAAAAAATTAATTtggctcaaaaaataaaaacaaacaagacaacAACAAGTAAGGGAGCTAGGAGGGGGCAAAAGTCCCagcagtttgtttcttttgtatcTTGCATCATGTATGAAACACAGGCACACTAATTAACACGTAATTACCTTGTGGCTGCCATTGCCAGCAGCTGCCACTGTGTGCATTCGAGCATGAATGCTGGCGGCGGTGTTGGTTACTAGTGTCGGTTATGTTGAAAGGTCTACAAAGATTCATTGCAGAATAGACAACTTGGCAAAGTAGGCATTTTAAATCATATCTTAGGCGCTTTGTGACTAGCAGCCTGTCATTCATTCAtatatctatctgtctgtctgtctgtctgtctgtctatctataAATTTAGATCTTAGATCACAGGATGTGAAAGatctaaatttttttttaaaaattggagGAGAAACAGAGTTTGATTCTGGGCCATGCCAGCAAGTCTAGAGATGACTTGTTTAGTCAAATCTGAAATAAGTGATTAACTTTTTTTGTTCCTCTTTTTCAGGCACTATGTAGTCAGAGGTCCTGAGAAAACCCCGTATGAAGGTAAGAAATGCTAAACACTAGAAAAAAACTTGTGTAATGTGTGAGTTTAGATGAGTTAATAACTGATAACATCACCGGAATGATCAGGTGAGTCTTTCTCAGGTTAGCTTCATACAGGTATGACTAATCCTTTGGGGGTCTTTTGCTTTTGATATATCACAGTGTTGTataacatatatttatatatgtcatGTCTAATTTATAGGTGGATATTACCATGGAAAACTTATATTTCCCAGAGAATTCCCCTTTAAACCACCAAGTATCTACATGATAACGCCAAACGGGAGATTTAAGTGCAACACAAGGTAGGACTGTAGCTTCTTATTGCGCAGTTAATTTAAGCGTTAAAGCTTTGAAAATGATTTAGGCTGCGTTTTTAGAACTTGGTCATAAATGTTCCCGTTTCTCCACAGGTTATGTTTGTCCATCACAGACTTCCACCCGGACACGTGGAACCCAGCGTGGTCCGTCTCGACAATCCTCACGGGTTTGCTCAGCTTCATGGTGGAAAAAGGACCCACTCTTGGCAGCATTGAGACCTCTGATTACACAGTAATTAAAACAGACTATCCTATTTGCAACATAATGACATAAATGACCTGTTATGTCTCAGGTATTTcatgtcttctttcttttctttttttttctagaaaaGACAGCTATCAGCCCAAAGCCTGGCTTTCAACCTCAAAGACAAAGTATTCTGTGAGCTGTTTCCTGATGTAGTTGATGTAAGTATGAGggcctttttttggggggggggggggggtttgggggggggggacgttCATCAGGGACTGATTCCATCCtaaccttctcctcctcctttctgccaggagatgaagcagaagcagaaggccCAGGAGGAGCTTAACGCCCGTACACAGCCTCTCCCCTTACCTGATGTGGTGCCTGATGGAGACCCCCAGCAAGCCCACTATGGCCTCCCAGCCCTCAACGGTGGTCCTGCCCCACTAGGGGGTGCCAACCCCGCCCCTGGCCAGCAGCAGGCCAATCGTAACCATGGACTACTAGGTGGGGCTCTAGCCAACCTCTTTGTGATTGTAGGCTTTGCAGCGTTTGCCTACACAGTGAAGTACGTGCTGAGGAGCATAGCGCAGGAGTGAGAGGAGCCGGTGTTTTAGGGCAGCGCTCCCCTCCCCCTGCAGGTGAGCCAACTAGTGGACTCGATATTCTACAAACACACTACGTGGGGTGGGGAGGGATGTTCATTCCCGATCAAACCCCTCCACAACCAcaacctccaccaccaccactactaCCACTACCAACATGGactttggaagaaaaaaactcaaagCCCACCTAGCCAGGAAGGactgaggggaggaggaggaggtgggggatGGACGGGAGTGGCTGTAGAGCCGGGGCCGGGGAGACTGGAGGGGTTTATTAAAACGGTTGTGATCTACTCTGTGCTTCTGTGGTTTATATCACTTCTAGAAACAAACTTGGCTCATGGGTTGTGGGAGAGTGTAGCTCTGTGGGTCACTTTGTTGCAGACTTCACAGCAGACATATTGATTTCCTTTGTGAAAATGAACTTTGCATAACTGGAAAACTTGTTTGTTGATTCTAAATTGTTTGCCTCTGCCAATCACTTCTTTAGAAAGCATTCCCATCTGCATTGTTTCCTGCTAATTCATTAGAGGAAATAAAATCCTCAGGGGATGAAGAGATGATTTGATCCAGCtccaagacttttttttttttttttttttttaagagtgaCATGAAGAGACCAAATACATACAAGTCAAGTTTCATGTAATCAATTTCCTCGGAAAAACCTCAAAGTAGTAGTTATGGTTTCCACTTTCTGTGTCAGGGGTGTTACGTCTTCTACTTTCTGTTTCCTATGAATGGGTTTGAATGCATTCCTGGTATACCATTCAAAGGCTGCCAGGCTACAGTGCTGGGATACATGCCAAGAATACATTAGTGTAATTTAGTAAAGGTTGGACATGATAATAAGGACTTGCAAGATGAGTCTGTGGCCAAAATAATGATGAATCCATTAATTCCCATCCAAGGAAGTATAAAAGGCAGATTCTGTGAATAGTGTAAGATCAGTAACTTTTAATAATCAGACACAATATGATAAAGAAGCGTATAGCAGCAAAACTATACGTGCACTTATATGAAAATGGGTGTTATAAAAGAAAGCTCATGCTTGTCAGTACTTGTCAGTTTATCTCACTGTCTGAGATTAAGCACCGGTGATGCGTCACTGACTAAGAGACTAGACAAAACTCCAGCCTTGATTTCTATTCATATATGAAGGCAGAgagcatgaagaaaacaaaagttggCCTTTGATCCTGTGAAGCAGCTAAAGCTACACGGTCAGAGTTAGATGTTAGTGCAGATGGTCTCTCCAGTCAACCCATGAGCCAAGCATTGTCTGCACAAAAATAAACGGAGACAAGGACCTTTTAATTTGGCTTAGCCAATCAGTATAGCAGCAATCTACATAGGATTAAATGAGGAGACCCATGCagagaacctttttttttttttgtttctgtatattccttttatttctttctttttttttttttttttttttttaaatcattttttctctttgtgtttttgttctcttttatttatagaaatgtCCAGCTTGTCTGTCGTGGCTCTAAAGAAAACACCCAGTGATTTTTCTTAGGGCTGTGCAGTCAAACACGCGGTCGTGTTAGTGGTGCTGGCTCACGCAATTGCTGATGATTTACTGTTGTGCATTGCATTTAGTAAAAGCTGGTTCTACTGTACTGCATCTAATCCTTccacaggaagaaaactccGAAAGCAGAAGATTCTCTTGTTCGTTGCTCTTTTCTCGGCGCCATCTCAAAATCAGACCAACATGATGATTATGATGAGAGTGCGTTTGTGTGATTATACAGCAAATGCCCAAATTACCATGCTTCAATTAATCTTGTGTGGCATTGTCTCTGTTTTCAtagtaaaatgcaaataaattacCCTGCTCAGTGGggcatttaataataatatctcCATTTGCTTAATGATGACGCAGTGGTTCAGTGGTCAGCGCCTCACAGCCAGAAGCTTCTGGGTTTTTGCAACTTCCTGGTGTCTTTCTGTGGGACGTGCCTGTTGTGTTTTCCCCTGAGTGGTTCGGTTTTTCTGCCAGCATAAACAAACGCATGCATgtcaggttttctttttttttttaaattggaagTAAATGCTTATGAAGACCTCAAAGTTTGTAGAGTGAAAAATGTGACTTCCATGTAAAGTTTTTTGAGGGTTTAGACTGAAAATAATACATAGGTGGAAGTCCATTCTCTGACAACATCACATGCTGTTTTTATCTGCTGCACAGATAAAATCAGCTTAACAGTTCAACAAAACTcaagtttattttctctttaaaaaaagaagtcaaattTAGGTCCTCGTAAAGTTTTAATAGTCAACAAATGGTTAATAAAACAACTATGAAAGATACGTGGACTTGCATGCACGCACACCCTTTCTATAGAGTGAAGTTCCACAGAATATTATTTACCTGAGGGCAAGACTTCCTTGGAAATGACACGGCCTCGTGATCAGGGAGGGCTTTAAAAAGTGTTCAACCAGTCAAACTGGCACAATACACCTCTTCTACACTCAGAGACGCAACGCTCAGCAGCAAACAAGCAAGTAAGTATTTCAAATGATTCTTAGATGATTTTGTTACTGAGCACCTgttaaagaaaagctgaatttcttcacgtttcagttttacatttgTGAATATTTTATATTGTGTCTATTTTTCCCCTCCACTCacctattttgtgttttttctgtatcgCAGAAAAAGCAGCCTTCCACGCATTGCTTATTCTGCATATCTGATACGAGCATGGTCACCGCCGAGGAGCTCGAGTGCTGCGTGTGCTGCTACGAGTATTCACGCAGCAACAGGATACCGCGGgtcctccactgcaaccacacCTTCTGCGCCCCTTGTCTGGAGAGAATGTCCAAGCTGGAGGGTGCCATCTACACCGTCTCCTGCCCTCTCTGTCGTTGGATTACCTGCACCAGAGCCAGCTTGACTTTGCCAGGGGCTCTGTGGGTCAACACAGAAATCTGGGACCAGATTTCCACggagcaaaatcagaatgagaACCATTCAATGGAGGATTTAAAAGACCCAAAGTCGCTACTCATCGAGCACTCACTGTAAGTATAAGCTTCAGAACTGCGGTCCAGTtcctctggggtttttttttttttgagagaaGTTGTAGTCTGTATCTTACCTAGAGAtctcaataaataaaatttctCCTCTTTCCTTTTAGACCCGTTTCACAGCATTCACGTTTGAAGTCCACACTCTTGAGGGTTTTCAGCTGCATGCCTCTGCAGAGCAGACACTAAGTGATTAACAGCAGGATTTGTACCTCTTACATGTTGTTTAATCGTAGACTGAAGTGTGCAAGACCGTAAAGTTTGCATGATCTGAGCTCCACGTAATGGACCTGCACACAGGGCTTCGGTGAGAGTTTGCGTCTTGTGAAGAGTGAAGGCCTGAAAGTCTTCCGTGCGGCTTGACTTTGTGTGAACTTGACTGTGATTTGGAAGGCACTGAATCTGCCTCCATTTAAAGTTGTGACTGTGaacctttttgttgttttatatcaGCAACAGCAAATGtactaatgaaaaaataaatcagatcaGCACTGTTTATCTGAACAACGAAGATGATTTAAAGCATGATTTTTATAAtatgatttattttataatgaaacttttttgtcactttacctgttttatacatttttaagaaaacagtgtcatttttgttaatttttttctattataaGAATCACAAAAATGAAGGGTTTTAACTAAATACAGTGAAATGCAAACTGTCTACTATGTATGTAAATAGCCGTCTGTGATACAAACATGTTAATGAACATCATCTGTGAATAAAGTGTTTGGAACTGAAGGAGCACATGTTCAGTTTTCAAATATGGGAACCGTTTAATAAATGTTCAAAAGTATCCAGCActcattgttttctttgagaCTCTACTGTACTCTGCTGTGTTTATTGACACCAAGAGCCAGCTATCTCTGCACATATGTTACTATGTTTCACAATCGTATAAAAACCTTAAATCATTAACCATCGTAAAAATGTATCACCCTTCTATGCTGTATTCTTTCacacatggtaaatggtaaatggcctgtatttatatagcgctttactagtccctaaggaccccaaagcgctttacatatccagtcatccacccattcacacactggtgatggcaagctacgttgtagccacagccaccctggggcgcactggcagaggcgaggctgccggacactggcgccaccgggccctctgaccaccaccagtaggcaacgggtgaagtgtcttgcccaaggacacaacgaccgagaatgtccaagccggggctcgaaccggcaaccttccgattacaaggcgaactcccaactcttgagccacgatcgcccacatGTACAGGTCACACTGCTTGTgagcttcctgttaaaattaAAGCTCTCATCTCCCCTATTGTCTCCACTCATGTCAGTTCCTTACTaataaccagagatgggcagtaatgcgttacttgtAATAAACGtagcaaacctccgcctacccctctcctgctttacaggtaaAAATAgagcatataattaaatttttgcttgatgcataaagttaaaagattaaaactgataaaacaagttttaaaaagggacttttccatttgattacattttgtatgatggattattcagaaaaagtagaattgggctgaaagatctatcgctttatcacctattcaggttgtaaatcgtgtttttaaaaagtaactaagtaattaattacttttgaaattaagtaatctgtaaagtaatgggattaccctttggggaagtaattagttactgattactttttcaagtaacttgaccaacactgctaatAACAATCCAGACCTGATAAGACTTACACATGGGGAAAGAATTTACTGATCATTTTACCATTTTTTCAAGTTACTATGAATTTCTCCTCGGTAGTTTCAGTTTAGGAGGAATTTAGATACATGTAGGTAGTTAAATTCATGAATATGGCCGTTACGCtaggctgctctttgttgactttagctctgctttcaaaACGATACTCCCGGACAGACTAATAGTTAAACTGCTGGAAATCGGACTTCCTTCTACCACCTgccgctggatcagagacttcctctcaAACCGTGCacagagagttagagtggggcctcatctttcctcacCCCTCAGCCTCAACACtggctctccacaaggctgtgtactgagtcccctactgtacacacatgactgtgttagtaCCCACCCAGACAACGgagtcatcaagtttgcagatgataccaccgtggtggggctcatctctgGGGGAGATGAGACGGCgtacagagctgaagttcagaggctgaCAGATTGGTGTGTAGAtaacaacctggacctcaataccaccaagacaaaagaactggtagttgacttcagaaggaggaagtctgagctgcagcctgtcagcatcaacggggagtgctttaaaagggtctccagtttcaagttcctgggtgtgcacatagacacagacctccaatggcgctctaacacctctgcggtTTTAATGAAGGCCCAGCAGCATCTCCACTTTCTAAGAATCCTCAGAAgaatggacctgaagaaggagctgctgaccgtcttctaccgctgctccattgaaagtgtgct
This DNA window, taken from Astatotilapia calliptera chromosome 5, fAstCal1.2, whole genome shotgun sequence, encodes the following:
- the ube2j2 gene encoding ubiquitin-conjugating enzyme E2 J2 isoform X2 → MNNNGNKRAPTTATQRLKQDYLRIKKDPVPYICAEPLPSNILEWHYVVRGPEKTPYEGGYYHGKLIFPREFPFKPPSIYMITPNGRFKCNTRLCLSITDFHPDTWNPAWSVSTILTGLLSFMVEKGPTLGSIETSDYTKRQLSAQSLAFNLKDKVFCELFPDVVDEMKQKQKAQEELNARTQPLPLPDVVPDGDPQQAHYGLPALNGGPAPLGGANPAPGQQQANRNHGLLGGALANLFVIVGFAAFAYTVKYVLRSIAQE
- the ube2j2 gene encoding ubiquitin-conjugating enzyme E2 J2 isoform X1, with amino-acid sequence MFVRRYWTSRRIAIGQLATVKHLLSNVSTATAAMKKKTGSVIFPPAGDSMNNNGNKRAPTTATQRLKQDYLRIKKDPVPYICAEPLPSNILEWHYVVRGPEKTPYEGGYYHGKLIFPREFPFKPPSIYMITPNGRFKCNTRLCLSITDFHPDTWNPAWSVSTILTGLLSFMVEKGPTLGSIETSDYTKRQLSAQSLAFNLKDKVFCELFPDVVDEMKQKQKAQEELNARTQPLPLPDVVPDGDPQQAHYGLPALNGGPAPLGGANPAPGQQQANRNHGLLGGALANLFVIVGFAAFAYTVKYVLRSIAQE
- the LOC113021723 gene encoding RING finger protein 208-like, producing the protein MVTAEELECCVCCYEYSRSNRIPRVLHCNHTFCAPCLERMSKLEGAIYTVSCPLCRWITCTRASLTLPGALWVNTEIWDQISTEQNQNENHSMEDLKDPKSLLIEHSLPVSQHSRLKSTLLRVFSCMPLQSRH